The nucleotide sequence TGGAGGCCGCCGCCGAGCTGCAGCACCCGCCTCTTTCCGGCCAAAATCCTCCTCGCCCCCTCCAGGGTCCCCCCCACCAGGATCCGGGCCGCCCGGTCCATGCCGGGAAAGACCGGGGTGTCCCCCGTGCCCAGGTCGTACTCCGGGAGGTCCGGGTAGCGCTCCCCCCGGCTCGCCGCCTCCACCCGCTTCACGAGCCTTTCCGAGTGGACCGTGAGCACCTCCTCCCTCGTGGCCTCGGGAGGGGCTAGGGGCTCCCGCCACACCCCGAGGGCCTCTAGGAGGGAGATGAGCATCTCCAGCCGCACGGGGCTAAAGGGGTGGCCGGGGCCGAAGTCGTAGAGGCGGTAGGCGTCCCGGTAGATCACCATGGCTTCCTGGGGGGCCAGAGGACCTCAAACCCCTCCCGCCTCAGGTCCTCCGCCAGGAGGTGGGTCTCCAGGGTGTTCACCCGCACCACCGCCCGCACCACGTCCTCCTCCTCGGGGTAGGAAAGGAGGGAGTGGATGTTCACCCCCCGCCCCGCCAGAAACCCCGTGAGGCGGGCGAGCTCCCCAGGGCGGTCGGGCAGGCGCACCTCGAGGCGGCCCGAGGGCTCCGTGACCCCGGTGAGCTTAAGGAGAGCGTCCAGGAGGTCAATCCCGGTGATGATCCCCACCAGGCGCTCCTCCTCCAGCACCGGGAGGCAGCCGATCTTCCGCTCCCGCATGAGCCGGGCCGCCTCCTCCACGGGGTCAAAGGGGTGGGCGGTGAGGGGGGGACGGGCCATGACCTCGGCCACCGGGGTGGTCCCCGGCCGGGGTCCCCCGGGGTGGAGGTGGCTCATGGCCAGGCGGAGGTCCCGGTCCGTGACCACCCCCACGACCCTCCCCCCCTCCACCACGGGGAGGTGGCGGATGCCCCGCTCCAGGAGGAGGCGGTAGGCGGCCTCGAGGGGGGTCTCCGGCCCCACGGTGAGGACGGGATGGCGCATCACGTCCTTGACCAGCATGGGGCCAGTATACGGCGAAAGGATCCGGTCCGATCCCGGCTGGCCTCAGAGGATGTCGTCCCGGATGCAGGCCTTGTAGTGGCCCGGAGAGACCTCCTTGAGCTCGGGCACGGTGTGGGCGCACTCGGGCAGGGCGTAGCGGCACCGGGTGCGGAAGACGCACCCCGAGGGCGGGTTGATGGGCGAGGGGATGTCCCCCTGGAGCACGATCCGCTCCCGCTTCACCGTGGGGTCCGGGATGGGCACCGCCGAAAGCAGCGCCTCCGTGTAGGGGTGCTTGGGGTTCCGGTAAAGCTCCCGGGAAGAGGCGATCTCCATGACCTTCCCCAGGTACATCACCGCCACCCGCTCGGAGATATGCTCCACCACCGCCAGGTCGTGGGCGATGAAGAGCATGGTGAGCCCGAGCTCCTCCTTCAGGTCTTGGAGAAGGTTCACCACCTGGGCCTGGATGGAAACGTCCAGGGCCGAAACCGGCTCGTCCGCCACGATGAACTCCGGGGCCACGGCCAGGGCCCGGGCGATCCCGATGCGCTGCCTCTGCCCCCCGGAAAACTCGTGGGGATAGCGCCGCATGTGATCCGGGGAAAGCCCCACCAGCTTGAGGAGCTCCGCCACCCTCTCCGTGCGCTCCTTGGGCGTCTTCCCGATCCCGTGGATGATCAGGGGCTCGGCGATGATGTCCCCCACCGTCATCCGCGGGTTCAGGGAGCTGAAGGGGTCCTGGAAGATGATCTGCATCCGCCGGCGGTAGGGCCTGAGCCGCTCCCGGGAAAGCTCCGTGATGTCCTCCCCGTCAAAGAGGATCCGCCCCCCCGTGGGCTCAATGAGCCTGAGGAGCGTCCGCCCCACCGTGGTCTTCCCGCTCCCCGACTCCCCCACCAGGCCCAACACCTCCCCCCGCCTTATGGCGAAGGAAACCCCGTCCACCGCCTTCACGCTCCCCACCACCCGGGAAAGCACCCCGCCCCGGATGGGAAAGTGCTTCTTCAGGTCCCGCACCTCCAGGAGAACCCGCTCCCCCTTCACGCCCTAACCTCCCGGATCTCCCGCCAACGCACGCACCGCACCTGCCGCCCCTCCCCCGCCTCCTCCAAAGGCGGCACCTCCCGGTCGCAAAGCCCCTCCACGTAGTGCTTGCACCTGGGGTGAAAGGCACAGCCCGGAGGCAGGTACAACGGGTTGGGCACGTTCCCGGGAATGGCCTCGAGGCGCTCCCGGTGCTCCGCCGCCAGGTCCAGCCGGGGCACCGAGTGCAAAAGCCCCCGGGTGTAGGGGTGGAGGGGATCCTTGAAAAGCGGCACCACGTCCGCCTGCTCCACCACCCGCCCCGCGTACATCACCACCACCCGGTCGGCCATCTCCGCCACCACCCCAAGGTTGTGGGTGATGAAGAGAATGGCCATCCCCAGCTCCTCCTGCAGCCTCTTCATCAGCTCCAGGATCTGCGCCTGAATCGTCACGTCCAAGGCCGTGGTGGGCTCGTCGGCGATGAGAAGCGAAGGGTTGCAGGAAAGCGCCATGGCGATCATCACCCGCTGCCGCATCCCCCCCGACATCTGGTGCGGGTAGTTGCTAAGCCGCTTCTTGGGCTCGGGAATCCCCACCAGCTCCAGCATGTGGGCCGCGAGCTCCATGGCCTCCTTGCGGCTTTTCCCCTGGTGGAGCATGATGGCCTCGGCGATCTGGTCCCCCACCGTGTACACCGGGTTCAGGGAGGTCATGGGCTCCTGGAAAATCATGGCGATGTCGTTCCCCCGCACCCGGCGCATCTCCGCCTCGGAGAGCCGCGTGAGGTCCTTCACCTGCCCGTCCTTCCCCCGAAAGAGAACCTGCCCCCCCACGATGCGCCCAGGGGGGGTGGGGATCAGCCGCATGATGGCCAGGGAGGTCACGCTCTTCCCGCTCCCCGACTCCCCCACCACCGCTAGGGTCTCCCCCTTCTCCACGTGGAAGGAAACCCCGTCCACCGCCTTCACCACC is from Thermus islandicus DSM 21543 and encodes:
- a CDS encoding ABC transporter ATP-binding protein; translation: MKGERVLLEVRDLKKHFPIRGGVLSRVVGSVKAVDGVSFAIRRGEVLGLVGESGSGKTTVGRTLLRLIEPTGGRILFDGEDITELSRERLRPYRRRMQIIFQDPFSSLNPRMTVGDIIAEPLIIHGIGKTPKERTERVAELLKLVGLSPDHMRRYPHEFSGGQRQRIGIARALAVAPEFIVADEPVSALDVSIQAQVVNLLQDLKEELGLTMLFIAHDLAVVEHISERVAVMYLGKVMEIASSRELYRNPKHPYTEALLSAVPIPDPTVKRERIVLQGDIPSPINPPSGCVFRTRCRYALPECAHTVPELKEVSPGHYKACIRDDIL
- a CDS encoding acetoin utilization AcuB family protein; translation: MLVKDVMRHPVLTVGPETPLEAAYRLLLERGIRHLPVVEGGRVVGVVTDRDLRLAMSHLHPGGPRPGTTPVAEVMARPPLTAHPFDPVEEAARLMRERKIGCLPVLEEERLVGIITGIDLLDALLKLTGVTEPSGRLEVRLPDRPGELARLTGFLAGRGVNIHSLLSYPEEEDVVRAVVRVNTLETHLLAEDLRREGFEVLWPPRKPW
- a CDS encoding ABC transporter ATP-binding protein produces the protein MDEKRLLEVRDLKVHFFTDDGVVKAVDGVSFHVEKGETLAVVGESGSGKSVTSLAIMRLIPTPPGRIVGGQVLFRGKDGQVKDLTRLSEAEMRRVRGNDIAMIFQEPMTSLNPVYTVGDQIAEAIMLHQGKSRKEAMELAAHMLELVGIPEPKKRLSNYPHQMSGGMRQRVMIAMALSCNPSLLIADEPTTALDVTIQAQILELMKRLQEELGMAILFITHNLGVVAEMADRVVVMYAGRVVEQADVVPLFKDPLHPYTRGLLHSVPRLDLAAEHRERLEAIPGNVPNPLYLPPGCAFHPRCKHYVEGLCDREVPPLEEAGEGRQVRCVRWREIREVRA